The window TAGGATCTTGCCAGCCTATACAGGGCACGACGCCCATAAACGAATCCAAGATACTCAACGCGTTGGCCAGCTACTTGGCAACTATCATGGAGTCGTATGGCAGAAACTCAACTTACGCCTATCTCTGCGTCGAGCGCAACCTTAACCTGAACGCGGAGGAGGCACTACGCTATCATGTCATAAACTTCGTGGCCAACGACATAGGGCAACTTCTAGACGAGATAAACGGGACGTCTATACTCCTCGACGGGCATAAAGTCGTTGTGGTTGTGCAGAGCCCTGCGTTGATAAGGATAGAGCCCACCTTCGGCGAGATGTTCCAGGCGTGGTTAATGGATCCCCTCGTGGAGAGCATCCTATCTCTGCTGGCGCTACTCATAGTCATCGCGGCGATCGCGTCGGGCCACCCCCTAGTCGCCGGACTCGGCGTAGTGTTGTTCCTGCTATCTGTAATACCCTACGTGTCCACCGGCTGGATCTGGGCGATCCTATTCGCAATGGGGGTCGCTCTGCTATTCGCCGGCATGTTCTCGGGGGGCTACACCCACGGTATTCTCGAGGGGACGGGCGCCGTCTTGGTCATATTGGGCTTCCTGAGCCTCTTCCCGCCCCTCCAGCTACAGAGACAGCCCGTGGTGGTAGCCGATTATTGGCCTCTCGTGGGCTCCGCGATAGCGCTGTCGGCGATCCTAGCCGGCGTGGTGGCCTTCATAGCGTGGAAAGCCGTAGCCGTACACTTACGGCGGCCGGTATCGGAGCAGCTCCTCACACTGAGAGGGCTCGAGGGCATCGCCGTAGACGATATAGGCCCGGATAGGCCGGGTTACGTACTGGTGTTGGGCGAGTACTGGAAGGCGATCTCCAGAGTTAACATTAGAAAGGGATGTAGGGTGAGAGTCGTCGAGGCCGAGACACCCTTAGTAGTGGAGCCCGTGGGGAGTTGCAGTTAACCCGTTAAGGCACCCATCCTCGTTTTTCCCGATATCGTGTCTGAAGCGGATATATGCTTGGCGGATTTTCCTGAAGTGTTCGTCTACATAATGATGGCCTACGGCTCTGCCCTGATAGTGCTGGGTCTAATAGGCGGAGAGGATTCGTTGGCCTTATTCGGCCTCGTCTTACTTATCTTATCTAACCTACATACTATCGCTTCTCTTCTAAGGAGAAGGAGGAAGGGCAGAATCGATGAGGAGCTGAAATCAGCTACTTGAGCCTCTTCACTGCTCGCCAGACCCTTAGCTCATCACCTCCGCGTATCCTAGAGGTAGCTTAAAAAGTCCTCCAGGAACTTTATCGTGAGGTAGTCCAGGTAGGTATCGCCTACTGCTACTAGTCTTTTATCGTTCTTCTTTATTATATAAATATACTTATCTTTTATCTTCAATTGCGCCTCATCTAGATCTAGGTCCAGGTATTGTTCAATACCATTAATTTCAGGCAGGTTTCCATATTCCTCTTGGCCTATCTTGACATAATGAAATCCTAGGAGTTGCGCCAACTCGGCCGCATTTGACGGTATGTAACCAACTCGGCCGTAGGGCGGGATAAACTTCTCCAGCCTATCCCTGATGTATGCCAACTGGTTCAAGATCTCCTGCTCGCCTGGGGTATACGCCCTCAGAGGTTGCTGTTGTTGCGGCGGCGATCTCCTATTAAGTATAAATATGGCGGCTATGAGCGCCGCAATCAAGGCGACTATGGCCGCCGGCAACCATATTTGTAAAAGCACGTCAAGAGCCCCAGGGGATAATTTAAACTATTCGGTCAAGAAGATGCTGGGCTACAAACAGCGAAATCTCCTGGAATCTATTGCGGTGTTTTCCACGAGAACGACGTTCTCTAGCTTAAAAACCCCTCACTACTAAACACCGGTGAGGCTGTTGTGGATAGGCATAGTGTTGCTGGCCCTTCTGGCGATACCACATATAGGGTTAGTCGTATACGCCGTTGGACCTGCTCCGGGCTTTCAAGTCGGCAGATCGTATATCTCCGTCGGCTATGACAAATACTATCTATTCTCGGTGCCGTATCTAGTTAGCTGGGTCATATCGGCGATCGCGATCGCGACCGCGGGCTATTACGAGGTTAGGAAAGGCGTTAGGCCGAGGGGTAGCGCCGTCTCAGTTGCCGTCTTGTCGATAGTCTTCGCGTCGCCGTTGCCTTTGATATTCTCCGAGCAGAACGGCTTAACGGTAATCGCCGTATCTAACGCCTTCTCTTCGGCTGGCCCTATCATGTTCCTGGTCGCCGTTGCTCTAGAGCTCGCCGAGCACTACCTGTTGCCGCATAGAGTTACAAAGATTTTGGCTATGCCGGAAGTCGCTGTCGAGAAGACGGAGAAGGTGTGACCCGTTGCTTCTTCTGCCTTAGAGATTTCGATAAGCTCTATGTAGTCAAGTTAAAAGCAGAGTTGCACATGGATCTATACGTCTACGCCTGCGAGGACTGCCTACGTCAATACAAGGATCTGATCGTCCAAGTTATCGACGTTTCTCAAGAAGTCGGCAAGAAGAGCTATGGAAAGCACGGGCACTCCCTCAACGATATCGCTAACAGAACTAAGCGTAATTACCACAGGAAGTACTCTAGGCGCTAGCGATCTCAGCTTGTCGAGACACTTAGCGACCTTATCCAAATGGTTTCTGGCCACGGTCGCCCACCTACCTCCGCCGTACTTCCAATGCTTAGCCTCTACGACCAAGACCCGTTCGCGGGACCACGCAACCACGTCGAACTCGAATCTGCGGCCGCCGCAGTCTAGTCTGACGTCTCTCTGGGCTGAATAGCCCCACCCCTCGAATATGTACATCAACACTTCCTCGAAATCCTGCCAGCTAAGCAGACGCGACAGCTTCGCCAGATCCAGCCTCGCCCCGCTCTGCAGAGCCCTAAATATCAGATAAGGCCTAGGCGCAAGAAGGCCGTCCCTATAAAGCCCGGCCTCCTCTAAACACCGCTTCTCCTCGTCGTCCAGGGGCGCCCCCGCTACGGCGTCCTCAACCGCCCTGCGCAGACACACAGAACGACGCCGCTACGCTGTTTAAAACCTATAGCTGTAGCTCCGCACGGCTAAGGCGCTTGCTCGTAGAGTTGCTTGGGCCGTCCATACAGCAGATACGAGGGCTTCTGGGCGTATATCGCCCCCGCTATTATGGCCATGTTGGGTATGCAGAATATCTCGAAACAGGGGCTGGGGCCCTTAGCCATCTGGCCTATTGTGGGCAGTTTGATGTGCCTGAGCTTGTTCACCTCGTCGCTAGTCACCCGCACCTCGATCTTCATCTTGTTGAGTCTCTCTACGGCCTTCATGAAATCGGAGAGCTTCAGGCCCGTGCAGGGACATATTACCTGGTCGCCGTCTATCTCGTCGATGTCGTTTGGCCAGAAATAGGGCCAGCCGGGCGCGTCTATCACGTTGGGCTCCACGTACAGGTCGCTGTAGTCGGTCCCCCTACTGAGCCTCAAGTCGAGGTTGTAGAGCCAGTTGACCTCTAGGGCTATCTTGGACCTGAACTCCTCCAGAGCCTTGGCGACCTTGTCGGCGTCCTCCAAGCCCTCCTTGGACGCTATATACGACGCGAGCAATTTGCCGTGAGCCTCCTCGAGGTGGGCGTAGACGGCGCCGTACAGCTCGCCGACGGCGTATATGTTAGTGCCCCCGGCCGACTTGCCCCTATCGTCAATTCTCAAAACCTCGCCGAAGCTGTTGCGCCTAGGCACCAACGAGTTGAGCTCGAAGGAATAGAAGACCTTGAGGCCTAGCCTCAGCGGGACGTATATGTTGGCTGTTCTGACCGTCGACACAACGGCGTCTGCCTCGATCCTCCTATTCTCGGTCCCCTTCTTCCCCACGTACACCTTCAGCTCGATCACGCCGTCTTTGTACCTCCTTACCACCGCCGAGTGTATTACCTCTATCCCCAACTTCTCCAAGGTGCTTCTAACCATCTGGAAGTACTTCACGTCGCGTAGGTAGGCCGAGTTGTCGGCGATCACTACTTGGTTGCCTCTACGAGCCAAGGCGATCGCCGCCCGGAGCCCCCACTCGGTGGTCCCCCACACCAATAGCCTCTTGCCGTTTATCCCTGCAGCGAGCGCCTCCGAGGCCAATAGAATCTGCGGCGAGCCGGGCATCGGCGTGTACATCTCCACGCCCCCCGTGCTGAGGACCAAATGCTTAAACTTAGGCTTAATGCACCGATCGCCGGAGATTAGGACCTCGCCGTCGAAAACCCCTCTATCGACCTCCACCGTATACTTATTTATATATTCGCGGGCCGAGACGCCCGATATGGTCGGCTCTCCGTCTAGGGCGTTGTGGCCGCCTCTAGGCCCCTCACTGTAGACGGCTACCTTGAGCCCGTATCTGCCCAACTCTTGGGCGGCCGCCAGTCCGCCTATGCCGGCGCCCACCACCAGCACGTCGTAGTCCTCCTCGACGCAGGAGCCCGGCCTTTTTATCTCGCCGCAGATCCACGAGCTACAGATCATGCCGAGGGGTTACCGACGCATTAAATGTATTCTCCTCCAGCCAACGCCTAAGCTCCGCCAGACTGCCGAAGTTCAGATCGCCTCGCGTCTTGCTCCCGATTATCACTGTGAGTATGCCCAGGGCTCTGGCGCCTAAATCCACGTCGTCGTCGCCCACCATGACGGCCTCCTCCGGCCTAACGCCGAGCCTTCTGAGGGCTATCCTGAACATGGCCCTATGCGGTTTC of the Thermoproteus uzoniensis 768-20 genome contains:
- a CDS encoding NfeD family protein, giving the protein MGRRVIPLTLILVFLASQLIWAQQIYYVRVVYVVSVDNTIGPYTVSQLSRAINAAEQNSGAVLVLLNTPGGLADSTLQAMQMIGSSSAPVIGFVYPDYGYAWSGGTYLLLSTHIAAMAPHTVIGSCQPIQGTTPINESKILNALASYLATIMESYGRNSTYAYLCVERNLNLNAEEALRYHVINFVANDIGQLLDEINGTSILLDGHKVVVVVQSPALIRIEPTFGEMFQAWLMDPLVESILSLLALLIVIAAIASGHPLVAGLGVVLFLLSVIPYVSTGWIWAILFAMGVALLFAGMFSGGYTHGILEGTGAVLVILGFLSLFPPLQLQRQPVVVADYWPLVGSAIALSAILAGVVAFIAWKAVAVHLRRPVSEQLLTLRGLEGIAVDDIGPDRPGYVLVLGEYWKAISRVNIRKGCRVRVVEAETPLVVEPVGSCS
- a CDS encoding nuclease-related domain-containing protein produces the protein MCLRRAVEDAVAGAPLDDEEKRCLEEAGLYRDGLLAPRPYLIFRALQSGARLDLAKLSRLLSWQDFEEVLMYIFEGWGYSAQRDVRLDCGGRRFEFDVVAWSRERVLVVEAKHWKYGGGRWATVARNHLDKVAKCLDKLRSLAPRVLPVVITLSSVSDIVEGVPVLSIALLADFLRNVDNLDDQILVLT
- a CDS encoding FAD-dependent oxidoreductase, whose protein sequence is MICSSWICGEIKRPGSCVEEDYDVLVVGAGIGGLAAAQELGRYGLKVAVYSEGPRGGHNALDGEPTISGVSAREYINKYTVEVDRGVFDGEVLISGDRCIKPKFKHLVLSTGGVEMYTPMPGSPQILLASEALAAGINGKRLLVWGTTEWGLRAAIALARRGNQVVIADNSAYLRDVKYFQMVRSTLEKLGIEVIHSAVVRRYKDGVIELKVYVGKKGTENRRIEADAVVSTVRTANIYVPLRLGLKVFYSFELNSLVPRRNSFGEVLRIDDRGKSAGGTNIYAVGELYGAVYAHLEEAHGKLLASYIASKEGLEDADKVAKALEEFRSKIALEVNWLYNLDLRLSRGTDYSDLYVEPNVIDAPGWPYFWPNDIDEIDGDQVICPCTGLKLSDFMKAVERLNKMKIEVRVTSDEVNKLRHIKLPTIGQMAKGPSPCFEIFCIPNMAIIAGAIYAQKPSYLLYGRPKQLYEQAP